A single window of Cetobacterium sp. 8H DNA harbors:
- a CDS encoding diphthine--ammonia ligase gives MAKKVIVSFSGGKDSMLSLHKAIQDGFEPIAIMTTINNTKGESWFHNISIDHLKQVSSSLGIPLLLVECSGENYELSFENALKTMKDLGAEGCVFGDIDIEEHRTWCSDRCNNINLTPIFPLWNGNREELVKEFISLGYKAMIKKVNLKNMGMEFLGETLSIDLLEKIKMTGSDVCGENGEYHTFVYDGPLFSREIQIEILEKQSSENIGWLMVC, from the coding sequence ATGGCAAAAAAAGTTATTGTGTCTTTTAGCGGAGGTAAAGATAGTATGTTATCATTACACAAAGCTATTCAAGATGGCTTTGAACCAATCGCTATTATGACAACAATAAATAATACAAAAGGAGAGTCTTGGTTTCATAACATCTCAATTGATCATCTAAAGCAGGTTTCTTCATCTCTTGGTATACCTTTACTTCTTGTTGAATGTTCTGGTGAAAATTATGAATTATCTTTTGAAAATGCCCTTAAAACTATGAAAGATTTAGGCGCTGAAGGCTGTGTTTTTGGAGATATTGATATAGAAGAACATAGAACTTGGTGTTCTGATAGATGTAACAATATTAATTTAACTCCTATCTTTCCACTATGGAATGGAAATAGAGAGGAGCTTGTAAAAGAATTTATCTCTTTAGGGTACAAAGCTATGATTAAAAAAGTTAATTTAAAAAACATGGGAATGGAATTTTTAGGTGAAACTTTAAGCATTGATTTATTAGAAAAAATCAAAATGACGGGCTCAGACGTTTGTGGTGAAAATGGGGAATATCACACTTTTGTTTATGATGGTCCTCTTTTTTCAAGAGAGATTCAAATAGAAATTCTAGAAAAACAATCTTCTGAAAATATCGGCTGGTTAATGGTTTGTTAA
- the gltS gene encoding sodium/glutamate symporter: MFEYKFNMAETLAIAVCLLLIGRWIKSKVYFFEKFFIPAPVIGGVIFSLFSLIGYNSKLFMFSFDGSLKDLLMVAFFTTIGFLASFKMLKKGGVQVFTFLLVAVILVIIQNGVGVSLAKAFNLNPLIGIAAGSVPLTGGHGTSGAFGPVLEAAGATGAMSVAIASATFGLVAGCLIGGPVGKRLMLKNGLKGPKENDILSDGSKDLSEEKVSLNEELLFKAIVFIVLAMGIGGFITPLSKNLGIVLPVYIGPMLVAAVIRNLADSTKNEIPLNAINVVGNISLQLFLAMALMSMRLWELAALAVPLVAILLAQKLVMALYAYFITFRFMGKDYDAAVLAVGHCGFGMGATPNAMANMESFTAANGPSPTAFFALPLVGSLFIDFVNASVITVFINMFS, from the coding sequence ATGTTTGAGTACAAGTTTAACATGGCAGAAACATTAGCTATTGCAGTTTGCTTATTATTAATAGGAAGATGGATTAAAAGTAAAGTGTATTTCTTTGAAAAGTTTTTTATCCCTGCACCCGTAATTGGTGGAGTAATTTTCTCTTTATTTTCTTTAATTGGTTATAATAGTAAGCTTTTTATGTTTAGTTTTGATGGTTCATTAAAAGATCTTTTAATGGTTGCATTTTTTACAACAATAGGATTTTTAGCAAGTTTTAAAATGCTAAAAAAAGGTGGAGTTCAAGTTTTCACTTTCCTTTTAGTTGCTGTTATTCTAGTTATTATACAAAATGGTGTTGGGGTTTCTCTTGCTAAGGCATTTAACCTTAATCCTTTAATCGGAATAGCTGCTGGTTCTGTTCCTCTTACTGGTGGACATGGTACTTCTGGAGCCTTCGGACCTGTATTAGAAGCTGCTGGAGCTACTGGAGCTATGTCAGTTGCAATTGCTTCTGCTACGTTTGGATTGGTTGCTGGTTGCTTAATTGGAGGCCCTGTAGGAAAGAGATTAATGCTTAAAAATGGATTAAAGGGTCCAAAAGAAAACGATATTCTTTCAGATGGTTCAAAGGACTTATCAGAAGAAAAAGTTAGTTTGAATGAAGAATTATTATTTAAAGCTATCGTATTTATTGTTCTTGCTATGGGAATTGGAGGATTTATAACACCTCTTTCTAAAAATTTAGGAATAGTTCTTCCTGTTTATATTGGACCTATGCTAGTTGCTGCAGTTATTAGAAACCTTGCTGATAGTACTAAGAACGAAATTCCTTTAAATGCTATTAATGTTGTTGGAAACATTTCATTACAATTATTCTTAGCTATGGCATTAATGTCTATGAGACTTTGGGAATTAGCTGCACTTGCTGTACCTTTAGTTGCAATTTTATTAGCTCAAAAATTAGTTATGGCTCTTTATGCATATTTCATTACATTTAGATTCATGGGAAAAGATTATGATGCTGCTGTTCTAGCTGTTGGACATTGTGGTTTTGGTATGGGAGCAACTCCTAATGCAATGGCTAATATGGAGTCTTTCACAGCTGCTAACGGACCTTCTCCTACGGCATTCTTTGCACTACCTCTTGTAGGTTCTCTATTTATAGATTTTGTAAATGCTTCAGTTATTACAGTATTTATAAATATGTTTTCTTAA
- a CDS encoding MATE family efflux transporter, which yields MNILHILGDNGVSAFSIISYITTFVTMAMIGFNQGLQPIVSYNLGKKNFENIRKVFKIALATVILFGLFFYGIVNIFTENIVKSFVNDQNTIDLTVKSIKIYSIAYIVSGINIVCAGYFTSIKKVKQATFITALRGIILIFIFISILPKFWGETGLWLTVPTAELVTLIISVYFISKLKKEQ from the coding sequence ATGAATATTTTACATATTCTTGGGGATAACGGTGTCTCTGCATTCAGTATAATAAGCTATATCACAACTTTTGTTACAATGGCAATGATCGGCTTCAATCAAGGACTACAACCAATTGTAAGTTATAATCTTGGTAAGAAAAATTTTGAAAATATTAGAAAGGTTTTCAAGATTGCTCTTGCAACAGTTATTCTATTTGGTCTTTTTTTCTATGGAATTGTTAATATCTTTACTGAAAATATTGTGAAGTCTTTTGTTAATGACCAAAACACTATAGATTTAACTGTAAAATCTATTAAAATATATAGTATCGCCTATATTGTAAGTGGAATAAATATTGTTTGTGCTGGTTATTTTACATCTATAAAAAAAGTTAAACAAGCTACTTTTATTACAGCACTAAGGGGCATAATTTTAATTTTTATCTTTATAAGTATTTTACCAAAATTTTGGGGAGAAACTGGATTGTGGTTAACTGTTCCTACTGCAGAGCTAGTTACATTAATTATTTCAGTTTATTTTATTTCAAAATTAAAAAAGGAGCAGTAA
- the ybaK gene encoding Cys-tRNA(Pro) deacylase translates to MKKTNAMRELDKASIKYTAIEYLVDEEYLGAIHVASQTGNDITKVFKTLALTTEKDELIIACIPGSDELSLKKIAALTNVKKVEMLELKKLQEKTGYVRGGCSPIGIKKKHKSFIHETCMTKDFIFISGGQKGLQIKIDPKDLVSFLNMTVSNIIIE, encoded by the coding sequence ATAAAAAAAACTAATGCTATGAGAGAATTAGATAAAGCTAGTATAAAATATACAGCCATTGAATATCTTGTTGATGAGGAATATTTAGGAGCCATACATGTGGCCTCACAAACAGGTAATGATATAACCAAAGTTTTTAAAACTTTAGCACTCACAACCGAAAAAGATGAACTTATTATAGCTTGTATTCCAGGAAGTGATGAATTAAGTTTAAAAAAAATTGCAGCTCTTACAAATGTCAAAAAAGTAGAGATGCTTGAATTAAAAAAACTTCAAGAAAAAACGGGATATGTTCGAGGTGGATGTTCTCCGATAGGAATAAAAAAGAAACACAAATCTTTTATACACGAAACATGCATGACAAAAGATTTTATCTTTATAAGTGGAGGACAAAAAGGTCTTCAAATAAAAATAGATCCTAAAGACTTAGTATCTTTTTTAAATATGACTGTTTCTAATATCATAATCGAATAA